The Xiphias gladius isolate SHS-SW01 ecotype Sanya breed wild chromosome 9, ASM1685928v1, whole genome shotgun sequence genome window below encodes:
- the si:ch73-103b11.2 gene encoding centromere-associated protein E isoform X2, protein MSFKDNPCRKFQANIFNKSKCQNCFKPRESHLLNDEDLNQAKPIYGGWLLLAPEGTNFDNPLHRSRKWQRRFFILYEHGLLRYALDEMPSTLPQGTINMNQCSDVIDGETRTGQKNSLCILTSEKEHFIRAECKEIINGWQEALTVYPRTNKQNQKKKRKVDPPSHQGGVTPSQCFSTEDMNGHPEPGPAKVTVTSSSSGGSIPCLPSSIASAERVPMSRATLWQEESRWSRATIPCSRSASCLNQLSQNQPDSSITTQDDGGTVSNGRKVRVESGYFSLEKTKSEPSPQSKQHSQPPQPPQHLPLSSSASSSTLGAPSPRYNSESEPQTSPYQPSQDPLPSPGALVSPSYSTISSSQSSLDSEPSGITPTWEGCSGGGGSTNSVSVGGGRVGRSGREYAALSDVPRARRMSYREAFRSEKKRQELRARTRSPGREEVARLFGEERRRSQIIGRFEEGQHVERMDTSSSNEPSANTVPMQRQGRSERRYLANKHEMSLDAGKDCSVPDVSSSTFASLRRAKSLDRRVTESSMTPDLLNFKKGWMTKLYEDGMWKKHWFVLTDQSLRYYKDSIAEEASELDGEIDLSTCYDVKEFPVQRNYGFQILCKDGACTLSAMTSGIRRNWIQAIMKNVRPTVAPDVTRSLPDEKIKAQVMLEPCPQTTPEPSPMPEAPSSDVHRQPVGSNASVPPSEPRKSRVRERRPEGRSKTFDWSEFKMEQTEKPVKERADTVDLNSSFSTTSSYCSPSSSPSSLMSSPVSTPSVSGAHPPSMAEEAEKENVMKGVSPHNTTSATQMPNTVTVTVTSTLNTMPLVQPSMPESQEQGKMEVDHFIAMHPASEDKDNRTSGVHEEIEQRWHQVETTPLREEKQVPITTALGNSGNSDRLPAHELAALLDKELGQKQKELDHLQKQNSLLKEQLEDALGREQSAREGYVLQSATPPSSSPHRVPWQRLHKLNQDLQGELETQKRKQDLAQQQIRTLKRSYTEAQDSVDRHEADIQALQGKLASAMAEILASEQAVARMRNELKLEQERSKEQEVEYGRSEATLRAQLKDSEDRLREVEASLLERNQALRHLERQQALQRDHVREVQRLQERLQEVTARLSATEESQALKEERLRKEQHSMQESHERERQNLCRRLAEAETAQKEMEDSLLEAEQQVEALLRGTQTSGGKECREEMLKLQEELAQKIDMVESLRESVRRLEEERGRLTCRCQELLNQIAEADREVNKLRNRLETEEADYYTLEHSYERATHEFQKMSQFLREKEEEIRQAKEMYERLVERKEEDLKEALIKMTALGNSLEETEQKLQAKEELLCQMSENSLDKVELCSAEKDLQAKLVVAEDRIAELEQHLNALQLGYANLHMERQQIPEQSKKGRVKTSASLSPNIELSLSLDNTSKTENSPDDKESKAKKSRIRFSSIQCQKYISLEGLVTGHVSSTLVDMGQKADQDVNEDICLNEGNISPDITFSQTSDPEKFISIIHALETKLLATEDKLRNLTQNLEEQPSAQAGDTSKTDLKMTEKHYPEREFSCGSGIQSSAATKHYVKALVCVENSQEKVRAILRGSHDTSGSQLHSLSEIENDLFNASLYIRQGQKTSEEKPPVVHQNQTPETLDKEALHLFAKTLSFEAVVLNKMALLIQTSKSDILQALAEIWEDIENIKRSEKDCLAIVYADVLTRKLMLESAFWKELEKAEADVAKCKEGSLSADVDVDATIFNTFIKAELAYSIQNLKLCYEEKFKILKRELTEAHNNLHQREMALKAIIEAYKRPDLRNVIKEVKNNFGFSKQKLADIRPPELAPYMEQIEMEAAKDMAEEIVDRHLAGEMHSCGVDSIETLQNAHDNLANELQRQAAILHKYAQEIESGGNHPALAKMIHALFGHQTSHNFTSTSLCMREALIQAQVAYVACRLRTMHEQELGWCKQTSQNMDALVQQHARNVSAIQEKHEASLQEERLSFTQTVATLQMENQTLKSEISKHVKQLSHQQEQLALLEEHYQKDTEELNQMHKKELRQAEEGLASTELALMETMVDSQCKLQVLLVDMDTMKEQHESHVRKLELQFEQRFCELQHIHKEEIEKLHSQYVENIQCVKEHLQDKKGPEVSHSTSSDEAIIPMEEEEQGKGDDAQNMSEVDSMGVLKDRIQELETQMNTMRDELENKHVKGDVASLREKYQRDFESLKATCERGFAAMEETHQKVIEDLQRQHQREISKLMEERERLLAEETAATIAAIEAMKNAHKEELEKTQRSQLTGLNSDIDELRLQYEEELQSIQRELEVLSEQYSQKCLENAHLAQALEAERQALRQCQRENQELNAHNQELNNRLSAEITRMRSCFSGETALSPLTQGKDVYELEVLLRIKESEIQYLKQEIHSLKDELQSALRDKKYATDKYKDIYTELSIVKAKADCDISKLKEKLLIATEALGERTVDGTVTSGYDIMKSKSNPDFIKKEQSTTSKQLRGIRSKSLKEGLTVQERMKLFEAKDSKKI, encoded by the exons GGTGGAGTAACTCCAAGCCAGTGTTTTTCCACTGAAGACATGAATGGACACCCA GAGCCTGGCCCTGCCAAGGTGACAGTGACTAGTAGCAGCAGCGGAGGCAGCATCCCATGCCTGCCCAGCAGTATTGCCAGTGCTGAGCGTGTACCGATGAGCCGTGCCACTCTGTGGCAGGAGGAGAGCCGCTGGAGCAGGGCCACCATCCCCTGCAGCCGCAGTGCCTCCTGTCTCAACCAGCTAAGCCAGAACCAACCAGACTCCAGTATCACTACTCAAGACG ATGGCGGCACCGTGAGCAATGGACGCAAGGTACGAGTGGAGAGCGGTTACTTTTCCCTGGAGAAGACCAAGTCGGAGCCTTCTCCACAGTCTAAACAGCATTCCCAGCCACCCCAGCCACCTCAGCATCTGCCCCTGTCCTCTTCAGCATCATCCTCCACTTTAGGAGCTCCCAGTCCCAGGTACAACTCTGAGTCAGAACCCCAAACTTCCCCTTATCAACCTTCCCAAGATCCTCTCCCTTCTCCAGGTGCACTTGTTTCCCCCAGCTACTCCACCATCAGTTCCTCCCAGAGCTCGCTGGACTCTGAACCCAGCGGCATTACGCCCACCTGGGAGGGATGtagtggtggtggagggagcaCTAATAGTGTCAGTgttggaggaggaagagtgggCCGGTCTGGCAGGGAGTATGCAGCGTTGTCGGATGTGCCACGGGCTCGCAGAATGAGCTACCGAGAAGCGTTCCGTTCAGAGAAAAAGCGTCAAGAGCTAAGAGCACGGACACGGAGTCCTGGCAGAGAGGAGGTGGCTCGGCTGTTCGGGGAGGAGCGCAG GCGTTCTCAAATCATTGGCCGGTTTGAGGAGGGTCAACATGTGGAGCGCATGGACACAAGCAGCTCCAATGAGCCTTCCGCTAACACTGTGCCAATGCAAAGACAAGGCCGCAGCGAGAGACGCTATCTGGCAAATAAACAT gAGATGTCACTGGATGCAGGAAAAGACTGTTCAGTCCCTGATGTGTCCAGCTCCACTTTTGCCAGCTTAAGAAGAGCTAAGTCACTGGACCGCAGAGTCACAGAGTCTTCAATGACT CCAGATCTGCTGAACTTCAAAAAAGGATGGATGACCAAGCTGTATGAAGACGGAAtg tGGAAGAAACACTGGTTCGTCCTAACAGACCAGAGTCTGAGGTACTATAAGGACTCAATAGCAGAGGAG GCTTCAGAACTGGATGGTGAGATTGACCTTTCCACATGTTATGATGTCAAAGAGTTCCCGGTCCAGAGAAATTACGGCTTCCAAATCCTG TGTAAAGACGGTGCATGCACCCTGTCAGCAATGACCTCTGGAATCCGTCGCAACTGGATTCAGGCCATTATGAAGAATGTGCGACCCACTGTTGCCCCCGACGTCACCCG aTCTCTCCCTGATGAGAAGATAAAAGCCCAAGTGATGTTGGAGCCGTGTCCACAGACCACCCCTGAGCCAAGCCCCATGCCTGAGGCCCCCAGTTCTGATGTCCACAGACAGCCAGTTGGCAGCAAtgcctctgtccctccctctgaGCCCCGTAAAAGCCGAGTTCGTGAGCGCAGACCGGAGGGCCGCTCTAAGACTTTTGATTGGTCTGAGTTCAAAatggaacagacagaaaagcctGTGAAGGAACGAGCAGACACAGTCGATCTCAACTCATCATTCTCCACAACTTCCTCATAttgctctccctcctcttcGCCTTCCTCATTAatgtcctctcctgtctccaCCCCCTCGGTATCAGGTGCTCACCCACCTTCTATggcagaagaagcagaaaaggaGAATGTCATGAAGGGTGTCTCTCCACACAACACAACCAGTGCAACCCAAATGCCaaatactgttactgttaccGTAACTTCCACACTAAACACTATGCCACTGGTACAGCCATCAATGCCTGAAAGCCAAGAGCAAGGAAAGATGGAAGTAGACCACTTTATAGCCATGCATCCTGCTAGTGAAGATAAGGACAACAGAACCTCAGGTGTCCATGAAGAGATTGAGCAGCGATGGCATCAGGTGGAGACAACACCGTTAAGAGAAGAGAAGCAAGTGCCCATAACCACAGCTTTAGGAAACTCTGGTAACTCTGACAGATTGCCTGCACATGAGCTTGCTGCGCTGCTAGACAAAGAG TTGGGACAGAAGCAGAAGGAGCTGGACCATCTACAGAAGCAGAACAGCCTTTTAAAAGAGCAGCTGGAAGATGCACTAGGAAGAGAACAGAGTGCCAGAGAGGGCTATGTACTGCAG AGTGCAACACCCCCTTCCTCTTCACCGCACAGAGTGCCATGGCAACGCTTGCACAAGCTTAATCAAGATTTGCAGGGCGAATTAGAGACCCAAAAGCGCAAACAGGACCTTGCTCAACAGCAGATTCGGACACTAAAGAGAAGCTACACCGAAGCCCAGGATTCTGTAGACCGCCATGAGGCTGATATTCAGGCCCTGCAGGGTAAACTAGCATCTGCAATGGCTGAAATCTTAGCTAGTGAACAGGCTGTTGCCCGAATGCGCAATGAGCTCAAGCTAGAGCAGGAGCGTTCAAAGGAGCAAGAAGTGGAATATGGACGAAGTGAGGCCACCCTTCGAGCCCAGCTAAAGGACAGTGAGGACAGACTCCGTGAAGTAGAGGCCAGCCTCTTAGAGAGGAACCAGGCCCTTAGGCACCTGGAGCGCCAGCAGGCCCTGCAACGAGACCACGTCAGGGAGGTACAGCGGTTGCAGGAGAGGCTGCAAGAAGTGACTGCTCGACTAAGTGCTACTGAAGAGAGTCAAGCATTGAAGGAGGAGCGCCTAAGGAAGGAGCAGCATAGCATGCAAGAAAGTCatgagagggaaagacagaatCTATGTAGAAGATTAGCTGAGGCTGAAACGGcacagaaagagatggaggacagTCTGCTGGAGGCTGAGCAGCAGGTAGAGGCTCTGTTAAGAGGGACGCAGACCTCAGGAGGAAAAGAATGCAGGGAGGAAATGTTGAAATTGCAAGAGGAGCTGGCCCAGAAGATTGACATGGTTGAGTCACTGAGGGAAAGTGTGCGTAGGctagaggaagagagaggccGTCTCACTTGCCGCTGTCAGGAGCTTCTTAACCAGATTGCAGAAGCAGACCGTGAGGTGAATAAGCTCCGCAATCGTCTGGAAACCGAAGAGGCTGATTACTACACCTTGGAACACTCATATGAGAGGGCTACCCATGAGTTTCAGAAAATGAGCCAGTTCCttagagaaaaagaggaagagatccGGCAGGCTAAGGAGATGTATGAGAGGCTGGTGGAACGCAAGGAAGAGGACCTAAAAGAGGCACTTATTAAAATGACagcacttggcaacagcttggaggaaacagaacagaagtTGCAAGCTAAGGAAGAGCTTCTCTGTCAAATGAGTGAAAACTCCTTAGATAAGGTTGAGCTCTGTAGTGCTGAAAAGGATCTGCAAGCCAAGCTTGTGGTTGCAGAGGACCGTATTGCAGAACTAGAGCAGCATCTCAATGCCCTGCAGCTGGGCTATGCCAACCTACACATGGAAAGACAGCAAATCCCAGAACAGAGCAAGAAGGGAAGGGTTAAAACATCAGCCTCCTTATCACCAAACATAGAGCTTTCACTTTCCCTTGATAATACATCCAAGACAGAGAACTCCCCAGATGATAAGGAGTCTAAAGCTAAGAAATCAAGGATACGTTTTTCTAGTATTCAGTGCCAAAAATACATCAGCTTAGAGGGCCTGGTCACAGGCCATGTGAGCAGTACTCTTGTAGACATGGGACAAAAAGCTGACCAAGATGTAAATGAAGACATCTGTTTAAATGAAGGAAATATCTCCCCTGATATCACATTCTCACAAACTAGTGACCCAGAGAAGTTTATCTCCATCATACATGCCCTAGAGACTAAACTGCTTGCCACTGAGGATAAGCTAAGAAACCTCACACAGAATCTAGAAGAGCAGCCATCCGCCCAAGCAGGAGACACGTCCAAGACTGATCTAAAGATGACAGAAAAGCATTACCCAGAGAGAGAGTTTAGCTGTGGAAGTGGGATACAGAGTAGTGCTGCCACTAAGCATTATGTGAAGGCCCTGGTGTGCGTGGAAAATAGCCAAGAGAAGGTCAGGGCTATTCTCCGTGGCTCTCATGATACCAGTGGTTCACAGCTACATTCACTGTCAGAGATAGAGAACGATTTGTTCAATGCATCACTGTACATCCGACAAGGACAAAAGACATCGGAAGAGAAACCACCGGTTGTCCATCAAAATCAAACTCCAGAGACTCTAGATAAAGAAGCTTTGCACCTCTTTGCCAAAACCTTGTCTTTTGAGGCAGTAGTTTTGAACAAGATGGCTTTGTTAATACAGACTTCAAAGTCTGACATCCTCCAAGCTCTTGCGGAGATATGGGAAGACATAGAGAACATTAAAAGGAGTGAAAAAGATTGCTTGGCTATAGTTTATGCTGATGTCTTGACCAGGAAGTTGATGTTAGAGAGTGCATTCTGGAAAGAATTGGAGAAAGCTGAGGCAGATGTTGCTAAATGCAAAGAAGGCAGTTTGTCAGCTGATGTAGATGTTGATGCCACAATCTTTAACACCTTCATTAAAGCAGAACTCGCCTATTCTATTCAAAACCTTAAACTTTGCTATGAAGAGAaattcaaaatactgaaaagggAGTTGACTGAAGCTCATAATAACCTACATCAAAGGGAAATGGCCCTGAAAGCAATTATTGAAGCTTACAAAAGGCCTGATTtgagaaatgtaataaaagaagTCAAAAATAACTTTGGATTTAGTAAACAAAAGTTAGCTGACATTCGTCCCCCTGAACTTGCTCCCTACATGGAGCAGATTGAAATGGAAGCAGCAAAAGACATGGCCGAGGAAATTGTAGACAGACACTTGGCTGGAGAGATGCACTCTTGTGGTGTCGACTCTATTGAAACACTCCAAAATGCACATGACAACCTGGCTAATGAGCTTCAGAGACAAGCAGCAATCCTCCATAAGTATGCTCAAGAGATAGAAAGTGGTGGAAACCATCCTGCACTGGCTAAAATGATCCATGCTCTTTTTGGGCACCAAACTTCACATAATTTCACAAGTACTTCTCTTTGTATGCGTGAAGCCCTTATCCAGGCTCAAGTGGCTTATGTGGCATGCAGGTTACGGACCATGCATGAGCAAGAGTTGGGCTGGTGTAAACAGACAAGTCAGAACATGGATGCTCTTGTCCAGCAGCATGCCCGCAATGTCAGTGCAATCCAAGAGAAACACGAAGCATCCTTACAGGAGGAACGCCTGAGCTTCACACAGACAGTGGCCACTCTCCAGATGGAGAACCAAACACTAAAGAGTGAAATTAGCAAACATGTGAAACAACTCTCCCATCAGCAGGAGCAACTGGCTCTCCTGGAGGAGCATTACCAGAAGGACACTGAAGAGCTGAATCAGATGCACAAGAAAGAGCTACGCCAAGCAGAGGAAGGCCTTGCTTCGACAGAGCTGGCCCTCATGGAGACAATGGTTGACAGTCAATGCAAGTTACAGGTTCTGTTAGTGGACATGGACACCATGAAGGAACAGCACGAGAGTCACGTGAGGAAACTGGAGTTGCAGTTTGAACAGAGGTTCTGTGAGCTCCAGCACATCCACAAAGAGGAGATTGAAAAGTTGCATTCCCAATATGTGGAAAACATTCAATGTGTCAAAGAGCACCTGCAGGACAAAAAAGGCCCTGAGGTTTCACACTCGACATCCAGTGATGAGGCCATAATACCaatggaagaggaagagcaggggAAGGGGGATGATGCACAAAATATGTCAGAGGTGGACTCCATGGGGGTTCTGAAGGACCGGATCCAGGAGCTGGAGACTCAGATGAACACCATGAGGGACGAACTAGAGAACAAGCACGTCAAAGGAGATGTGGCCAGCCTGAGAGAGAAATACCAGAGAGACTTTGAAAGTCTTAAG GCCACATGTGAACGTGGCTTTGCTGCAATGGAAGAAACGCACCAGAAGGTGATAGAAGACCTCCAGAGGCAGCATCAGAGGGAGATTTCCAAACTTATGGAAGAGCGAGAGAGACTTTTGGCTGAGGAGACGGCTGCGACAATTGCTG CTATTGAAGCTATGAAAAACGCGCACAAGGAGGAACTGGAGAAGACCCAGCGCTCCCAACTTACTGGACTAAACTCTGACATCGATGAGCTTCGCCTACAATACGA GGAGGAGCTGCAGTCCATCCAGAGAGAACTGGAGGTGTTGTCAGAGCAGTACTCTCAGAAATGTCTCGAGAACGCTCACCTGGCCCAGGCGCTGGAGGCCGAGAGGCAGGCCCTCAGGCAGTGTCAGAGAGAGAACCAGGAGCTAAATGCTCACAACCAG GAATTAAATAACCGACTGAGTGCAGAGATCACTCGGATGCGCTCCTGTTTCAGCGGGGAAACGGCATTGTCACCTCTTACCCAGGGCAAAGATGTGTACGAACTAGAG GTGTTGCTTCGTATTAAGGAGTCAGAGATCCAATACCTTAAACAGGAAATCCACTCTCTGAAAGATGAACTGCAGTCTGCTTTAAGG GACAAGAAATATGCCACAGACAAATATAAGGACATATATACAGAGCTCAGCATCGTGAAAGCAAAGGCTGACTGCGACATCAGCAAACTGAAGGAGAAACTGCTCATTGCCACAGAAGCTTTAGGCGAGAGGACTGTCGATGGAACAGTCACATCTGGATACG atatcatgaaatcaaaaagtaatccagatttcattaaaaaagaacaatcaACAACCTCCAAGCAACTGAGAGGCATAAGGTCAAAG